A region of Pseudomonas saponiphila DNA encodes the following proteins:
- a CDS encoding GFA family protein, producing the protein MSELHSGGCHCGRLRYQFSGPLRDIAHCHCSICRRVSGGLVTTWITLPASAFTWLEGVPARYDSSASCARYFCGNCGAHLALVTHLSPDSIDVTIATLDHPELAPADRHIWIDSRLPWLHLDEHLPGESEETL; encoded by the coding sequence ATGAGTGAGTTGCACAGCGGAGGCTGCCATTGCGGGCGGCTGCGCTATCAGTTCAGCGGGCCGCTGCGGGATATCGCCCACTGCCATTGCTCGATCTGCCGCCGGGTCAGTGGCGGCCTGGTGACCACCTGGATCACCCTGCCCGCCTCGGCGTTCACCTGGCTGGAGGGGGTTCCCGCTCGCTACGACTCATCTGCAAGTTGTGCGCGCTATTTCTGCGGCAACTGTGGTGCTCACCTGGCGTTGGTTACCCACCTGAGCCCGGACAGCATCGATGTCACCATTGCCACCCTGGACCACCCGGAGCTGGCGCCGGCGGACCGGCACATCTGGATCGACAGCCGGTTGCCTTGGCTGCATCTGGATGAGCACTTGCCAGGGGAATCGGAGGAAACATTGTAG
- a CDS encoding DUF2388 domain-containing protein: MFRLRLLGATALLTLAANANATSLIVTTDAIVGALKATTDATSDATSSLRDNKIVRAARDDAASFVATDGAIRGVKLESAFDHIRQQAPQLQATDAQLAQAILAI; encoded by the coding sequence ATGTTCCGTCTTCGCCTGCTCGGCGCTACCGCATTGCTGACCCTGGCCGCCAATGCCAACGCCACCAGCCTGATCGTGACCACCGATGCCATCGTCGGTGCCCTCAAGGCCACCACCGACGCCACCTCAGACGCCACCTCCTCCCTGCGCGACAACAAGATCGTGCGCGCCGCTCGGGATGACGCCGCCAGTTTCGTCGCCACCGACGGCGCCATTCGTGGAGTAAAACTGGAAAGCGCCTTCGACCACATTCGCCAACAGGCCCCCCAACTGCAGGCCACTGACGCACAGCTGGCCCAGGCAATCCTGGCGATCTGA
- a CDS encoding Na/Pi cotransporter family protein, giving the protein MLTLLNLLSAVALLIWGTHIVRTGILRVYGSNLRHVIGQNMARRPLAFVAGILVTAMVQSSNATAMLVTSFVGQGLMALTPALATMLGADVGTALMARVLTFDLSWLSPLLIFLGVIFFLSRKQTRAGQLGRVGIGLGLIILALQLIVEAAAPITHAQGVKVLFASLTGDILLDALMGAVFAMVSYSSLAAVLLTATLAGAGVISLPVAIGLVIGANIGSGVLAFLGTSMQNAAGRQVALGSLLYKLIGLLLIIPVLNPLAHWMDSLDFSPQEVVIGFHLLYNTARCLLLLPSVGPMARLCSWLLPERPQDNGRARPRHLDPAALATPSLALANAARETLRIGDLIDNMLEAMRDVLRGKQTAITQELRALSDDVEALYSAIKLYLAQMPREDLSEQDSRRWAEIIELAINLKLASDLIERMLRKVQQQKTSQRRSFSEVGLEELTGLHAQLIANLRLGLSVFLSADPESARQLLREKRRFRAQERRLAHAHVSRLQRKIVQSIETSSLHLELIADMKRLNSLFCSSAYVVLETSDTGALQVEDMADITHSP; this is encoded by the coding sequence ATGCTGACCCTGCTCAATTTGCTTTCCGCCGTGGCCCTGCTGATCTGGGGCACGCACATCGTCCGTACCGGCATCCTGCGGGTCTACGGCTCCAACCTGCGCCATGTGATCGGCCAGAACATGGCCCGGCGACCGCTGGCCTTCGTTGCCGGCATCCTGGTGACGGCCATGGTCCAGAGCAGCAACGCCACGGCGATGCTGGTGACCTCCTTTGTCGGCCAGGGCCTGATGGCCCTGACCCCGGCGCTGGCGACCATGCTCGGCGCCGATGTCGGCACCGCGCTGATGGCCCGGGTGCTGACCTTCGACCTGTCGTGGCTGTCGCCGCTGCTGATCTTCCTCGGGGTGATCTTCTTCCTCTCGCGCAAGCAGACCCGCGCCGGGCAGTTGGGCCGGGTCGGCATCGGCCTGGGCCTGATCATCCTGGCCCTGCAACTGATCGTCGAAGCCGCCGCACCTATTACCCACGCCCAAGGGGTCAAGGTGCTGTTCGCCTCGCTGACCGGCGACATCCTCCTGGATGCCCTGATGGGCGCAGTATTCGCCATGGTGTCCTACTCCAGCCTGGCGGCGGTGTTGCTCACCGCCACCCTGGCCGGGGCCGGCGTCATCAGCCTGCCGGTGGCCATCGGCCTGGTGATCGGCGCCAACATCGGCAGCGGGGTGCTGGCCTTCCTCGGCACCAGCATGCAAAACGCCGCCGGCCGCCAGGTGGCCCTGGGCAGCCTGCTGTACAAACTGATCGGCCTGCTGCTGATCATCCCGGTGCTCAACCCCCTGGCCCACTGGATGGACAGCCTGGACTTCAGCCCCCAGGAAGTGGTGATCGGCTTCCACCTGCTGTACAACACCGCGCGCTGCCTGTTGCTGCTGCCCAGTGTCGGCCCCATGGCCCGGCTCTGCAGCTGGCTGCTGCCGGAACGGCCCCAGGACAATGGCCGCGCGCGTCCACGGCACCTGGACCCGGCCGCCCTGGCCACGCCGAGCCTGGCCCTGGCCAACGCCGCCCGGGAAACCCTGCGCATCGGCGACCTGATCGACAACATGCTGGAAGCCATGCGCGATGTGCTGCGGGGCAAACAGACCGCCATCACCCAGGAGCTGCGAGCCCTGAGCGATGATGTCGAAGCGCTGTACAGCGCGATCAAGCTGTACCTGGCGCAAATGCCCCGCGAGGACCTCAGCGAGCAGGACAGCCGGCGCTGGGCGGAAATCATCGAACTGGCGATCAACCTCAAGCTGGCCAGCGACCTGATCGAGCGCATGCTGCGCAAGGTCCAGCAGCAAAAGACCTCGCAACGCCGCTCCTTCTCCGAAGTGGGCCTGGAAGAGCTGACCGGGCTGCACGCGCAACTGATCGCCAACCTGCGCCTGGGACTTTCGGTGTTCCTCAGCGCCGACCCGGAAAGCGCCCGGCAACTGCTGCGGGAAAAACGCCGCTTCCGCGCTCAGGAACGGCGCCTGGCCCACGCCCACGTCAGCCGCCTGCAGCGCAAGATCGTGCAAAGCATCGAAACCAGTTCCCTGCACCTGGAACTGATCGCCGACATGAAGCGTCTCAACTCGCTGTTCTGCAGCAGCGCCTACGTGGTCCTGGAAACCTCGGACACCGGGGCCCTGCAAGTCGAAGACATGGCTGACATCACCCATTCACCCTGA
- a CDS encoding DUF2388 domain-containing protein, with product MGLLRISLFVPVFIAVCGAGSAQAFDLTTQSSVVTVYATSQVTSAPFDHKLLLAAQDDAAAFVATDGQLRGARLESALNYLRHHRAKLHASDLELAQAILVQ from the coding sequence ATGGGTTTGTTGCGGATTTCGCTTTTTGTTCCAGTATTCATCGCCGTCTGTGGGGCCGGCTCGGCACAGGCATTCGACCTGACCACCCAAAGCTCGGTCGTCACCGTATACGCCACAAGCCAGGTGACCTCGGCGCCCTTCGACCATAAACTGCTGCTCGCCGCCCAAGATGACGCCGCCGCCTTCGTGGCAACCGACGGCCAACTGCGTGGCGCGCGCCTGGAGTCAGCCCTGAACTATCTGCGGCACCACCGGGCAAAACTTCATGCCAGCGACCTTGAACTGGCGCAGGCAATTCTCGTCCAATAG
- a CDS encoding NAD(P)(+) transhydrogenase (Re/Si-specific) subunit beta: protein MSMNLVTTLYLIASVCFIQALKGLSHPTTSRRGNLFGMLGMALAVLTTIGLIYKLGAELATAGIGYVIVGLLIGGTAGSIMAKRVEMTKMPELVAFMHSMIGLAAVFIAIAAVVEPQSLGIVKHLGDAIPAGNRLELFLGAAIGAITFSGSVIAFGKLSGKYKFRLFQGAPVQFAGQHKLNLVLGLATLGLGVTFMATGNLGAFALMLALAFVMGVLIIIPIGGADMPVVVSMLNSYSGWAAAGIGFSLNNSMLIIAGSLVGSSGAILSYIMCKAMNRSFFNVLLGGFGNSADAGGPAGAQEARPVKSGSADDATFLLTNADTVIIVPGYGLAVARAQHALKELTEKLVHRGVTVKYAIHPVAGRMPGHMNVLLAEAEVPYDQVFEMEDINSEFGQADVVLVLGANDVVNPAAKNDPKSPIAGMPILEAFKAKTIIVNKRSMASGYAGLDNELFYLDKTMMVFGDAKKVIEDMVKAVE, encoded by the coding sequence ATGAGCATGAACCTGGTAACAACCCTCTATCTGATCGCCTCGGTGTGCTTTATCCAGGCGCTCAAGGGGCTTTCGCACCCGACCACGTCACGACGCGGCAACCTGTTCGGCATGCTGGGCATGGCCCTGGCGGTACTGACCACCATTGGCCTCATTTATAAGCTGGGCGCGGAACTGGCGACCGCCGGTATCGGCTACGTCATCGTCGGCCTGCTGATCGGCGGCACCGCCGGCTCGATCATGGCCAAGCGCGTAGAAATGACCAAGATGCCGGAACTGGTGGCCTTCATGCACAGCATGATCGGCCTGGCAGCGGTATTCATTGCCATTGCCGCCGTGGTCGAGCCCCAGTCCCTGGGCATCGTCAAACACCTGGGCGACGCGATCCCTGCTGGTAACCGCCTGGAGCTGTTCCTCGGCGCTGCCATCGGTGCCATCACCTTCTCCGGTTCGGTGATCGCCTTCGGCAAGCTTTCGGGCAAGTACAAGTTCCGCCTGTTCCAGGGCGCACCGGTACAGTTCGCCGGCCAGCACAAGCTCAACCTGGTGCTGGGCCTGGCCACCCTTGGCCTGGGCGTGACCTTCATGGCCACCGGCAACCTCGGCGCGTTCGCCCTGATGCTGGCCCTGGCCTTCGTCATGGGCGTGCTGATAATCATCCCGATCGGCGGCGCCGACATGCCGGTGGTGGTGTCGATGCTCAACAGCTACTCGGGCTGGGCTGCGGCAGGGATCGGTTTCTCGCTGAACAACTCGATGCTGATCATCGCCGGCTCGCTAGTGGGCTCCAGCGGCGCGATCCTCTCGTACATCATGTGCAAGGCGATGAACCGTTCGTTCTTCAACGTGCTGCTCGGCGGTTTCGGCAACAGTGCCGATGCCGGCGGCCCGGCCGGGGCACAAGAAGCCCGCCCGGTGAAATCCGGCTCGGCGGACGATGCGACCTTCCTGCTGACCAACGCCGACACCGTGATCATCGTTCCCGGTTACGGCCTGGCAGTAGCCCGGGCCCAGCACGCGCTCAAGGAGCTGACCGAGAAGCTGGTGCATCGCGGCGTGACCGTGAAATACGCGATCCACCCGGTAGCGGGGCGCATGCCCGGGCACATGAACGTGCTGCTGGCCGAGGCAGAGGTGCCTTACGACCAAGTGTTCGAGATGGAGGACATCAACTCCGAGTTCGGCCAGGCCGATGTGGTGCTGGTACTGGGTGCCAACGACGTGGTCAACCCGGCGGCGAAGAACGATCCGAAGTCGCCTATCGCCGGCATGCCGATCCTCGAAGCCTTCAAGGCCAAGACCATCATCGTCAACAAGCGCTCCATGGCCAGCGGCTACGCCGGCCTGGACAACGAACTGTTCTACCTGGACAAGACCATGATGGTGTTCGGCGACGCGAAGAAGGTCATCGAAGACATGGTCAAAGCCGTCGAATAA
- a CDS encoding DUF2388 domain-containing protein — MRSPLIAATLGLLLLADVAQAHTLVATSNIIVRASGRTIDFTSDTTTSIRDSKVVREAHDDAASFVASNGDIRGAQLEAAFTALRTQLPEARDASDQVLAEAILAL, encoded by the coding sequence ATGCGTAGCCCGCTGATTGCCGCCACCCTTGGCCTGCTGTTGTTGGCCGACGTGGCCCAGGCACACACCCTGGTGGCCACCAGTAACATCATCGTCCGTGCCTCCGGCCGCACGATCGATTTCACCTCGGACACCACCACCTCGATCCGCGACTCCAAAGTCGTGCGTGAAGCCCATGACGATGCCGCCAGCTTCGTCGCCAGCAATGGCGATATCCGTGGCGCCCAATTGGAAGCGGCGTTCACGGCCCTGCGCACCCAGTTGCCGGAAGCCCGCGACGCCAGCGATCAGGTCCTCGCCGAAGCCATCCTCGCTCTGTGA
- a CDS encoding DUF4105 domain-containing protein, translating into MKPVLAWLLAGALALLCGTAQADLKLRLKTDGLSPAQQHASQALLDEAMQALPPRFIQQLDRTIDVGWTDQMPDNAYGAASLVSALDLNRALLPSLTDGSAATQKTSRPHGTVRREMLATVLHELTHIYDRARLWPSAERSLIQRCTRKNSTSGLIGLPDECRGQNDRRFTLSDDPRLLDLAGWPQYVGRRGEREQHNRQIARSPDLYEITNPKEFVAVNMEYFLLDPSYACRRPALYRYYQEHFGWAPAARDNCAQSFAFLNAGNDFAKTPLGKVDPERVYAVDYLLAEANQNWVSRWGHSMLRLVICAPGRPRGPDCRLDLDQHLVLSYRAFVGDVQLSSWDGLVGKYPSRLFVLPLSQVIDEYTKTELRSLASVPLKLSRSEIEEVVEHAAEMHWSYDGNYYFLSNNCAVESLKLLRSGSNNKQLIGLDSIMPNGLLEVLKGRGLADTSVLDDPREALRLGYRFDSFRDRYQAMFEVIKKHLPIKQASVEDWLSLSAEERQRWFDQADLRTSAALLLLEQASYRRQLLLAQDEVKQRYLGARELQNGGMEKANKTLQEILANSGFLSRPAELLGSSGYGLPQPGEWQRLESESSERQKQLQSLTGELDKEVRALLEPQRAAEIAANEANLKRVGEHLRALHKAAGGLELP; encoded by the coding sequence GTGAAACCCGTCCTCGCCTGGCTGCTGGCCGGGGCCCTGGCACTGCTCTGCGGCACCGCCCAGGCCGACCTGAAATTGCGCCTCAAGACCGACGGCTTGAGCCCCGCGCAACAACACGCCAGCCAGGCACTGCTGGATGAAGCGATGCAGGCACTGCCGCCGCGCTTCATCCAGCAACTGGACCGCACCATCGATGTCGGCTGGACCGACCAGATGCCCGACAACGCCTATGGCGCGGCCTCCCTGGTATCGGCGCTAGACCTCAATCGCGCCCTGCTGCCAAGCCTGACCGACGGTTCCGCCGCCACCCAGAAAACCAGCCGCCCCCATGGCACTGTGCGTCGGGAAATGCTCGCCACGGTGCTCCACGAACTGACCCACATTTACGATCGCGCGCGTCTCTGGCCCAGTGCCGAACGCAGCCTGATCCAGCGCTGTACCCGCAAGAACAGCACTTCCGGCCTGATCGGCCTGCCGGATGAATGCCGCGGCCAGAACGACCGGCGCTTCACCCTCAGCGATGACCCGCGCCTGCTGGACCTGGCCGGCTGGCCGCAATATGTCGGGCGCCGCGGAGAACGCGAGCAACACAACCGCCAGATCGCCCGCAGCCCGGACCTCTACGAGATCACCAACCCGAAGGAATTCGTCGCGGTGAACATGGAGTACTTCCTCCTCGACCCAAGCTACGCGTGCCGCCGCCCGGCGCTGTACCGCTATTACCAGGAGCATTTCGGCTGGGCCCCGGCCGCTAGGGACAACTGCGCCCAGTCCTTCGCCTTCCTCAATGCCGGCAACGACTTCGCCAAGACGCCGCTGGGCAAGGTGGACCCGGAGCGGGTCTACGCGGTGGACTACCTGCTGGCCGAAGCCAACCAGAACTGGGTCAGTCGCTGGGGCCACAGCATGCTGCGCCTGGTGATCTGCGCCCCGGGTCGTCCCCGTGGGCCGGATTGCCGCCTGGACCTGGACCAGCACCTGGTGCTGTCCTACCGCGCCTTTGTCGGCGACGTGCAGCTGTCCAGCTGGGACGGCCTGGTGGGCAAGTACCCGTCGCGACTGTTTGTCCTGCCGCTGTCGCAAGTCATCGACGAATACACCAAGACCGAACTGCGCAGCCTGGCCTCGGTGCCCTTGAAACTGTCGCGCAGCGAGATCGAGGAGGTGGTGGAGCATGCCGCGGAAATGCACTGGAGCTACGACGGCAACTATTACTTCCTGTCCAACAACTGCGCGGTGGAGAGCCTCAAGCTGCTGCGCAGCGGCAGCAACAACAAGCAACTGATCGGCCTCGACAGCATCATGCCCAACGGCTTGCTGGAAGTGCTCAAGGGCAGGGGACTGGCAGACACCAGCGTGCTCGACGACCCACGCGAGGCACTGCGCCTGGGCTACCGCTTCGACTCCTTCCGCGATCGCTACCAGGCTATGTTCGAGGTGATCAAAAAACACCTGCCGATCAAGCAGGCCAGCGTCGAAGACTGGCTGTCGCTGAGCGCCGAGGAGCGCCAGCGCTGGTTCGACCAAGCCGACCTGCGCACCAGCGCCGCCTTGCTGCTGCTGGAGCAGGCCAGCTATCGCCGGCAACTGCTGCTGGCCCAGGACGAGGTCAAGCAGCGCTACCTGGGCGCTCGCGAACTGCAGAACGGCGGCATGGAAAAGGCCAACAAGACCTTGCAGGAGATTCTCGCCAACAGCGGCTTCCTCAGCCGCCCGGCGGAACTGCTGGGCAGCAGCGGCTATGGCTTGCCGCAACCGGGTGAATGGCAGCGCCTGGAGTCCGAAAGCAGCGAGCGGCAAAAGCAGCTGCAATCCTTGACCGGTGAACTGGACAAGGAAGTGCGGGCCCTGCTGGAGCCGCAACGGGCCGCCGAGATAGCCGCCAACGAGGCCAACTTGAAGCGGGTGGGCGAGCATCTAAGGGCTCTGCACAAGGCGGCGGGTGGGTTGGAGCTGCCTTGA
- a CDS encoding TerC family protein has product MEWLTNPEIWVAFFTLTALEIVLGIDNIIMISILVSRMPKHMQPRTRIFGLALAMVTRILLLLSITWVMRLTADLFVVFGQGISGRDLILFFGGLFLLWKSSQEMYHALEGEDETLDEPKGKGGNFFYTIIQIAIIDIVFSLDSVITAVGMVSHVPVMVAAIIVAVLVMMLAAGTISEFIDKHPSLKMLALSFLLVVGTVLIAEAFDVHVPKGYVYFAMAFSLAVEAINIKMRSAIAKKKKQQDPVKLRKDVPGQ; this is encoded by the coding sequence ATGGAATGGCTGACCAACCCGGAAATCTGGGTTGCCTTCTTCACCCTGACCGCCCTGGAGATCGTCCTGGGCATCGACAACATCATCATGATCTCGATCCTGGTCAGTCGCATGCCCAAGCACATGCAGCCGCGCACGCGGATCTTCGGCCTGGCGCTGGCCATGGTCACGCGCATTCTGTTGCTGCTGTCGATCACCTGGGTCATGCGCCTCACCGCCGACCTGTTCGTGGTCTTCGGCCAGGGCATTTCCGGGCGTGACCTGATCCTGTTCTTCGGCGGCCTGTTCCTGCTGTGGAAAAGCTCCCAGGAGATGTACCACGCCCTGGAAGGCGAGGACGAAACCCTGGATGAACCCAAGGGCAAGGGCGGCAACTTCTTCTACACCATCATCCAGATCGCGATCATCGACATCGTCTTCTCCCTGGATTCGGTGATCACCGCGGTGGGCATGGTGTCCCACGTACCGGTGATGGTGGCGGCAATCATTGTCGCGGTACTGGTGATGATGCTGGCCGCCGGGACCATCAGCGAGTTCATCGACAAGCACCCGTCGCTGAAGATGCTGGCGCTGTCGTTCCTGCTGGTGGTGGGCACGGTGCTGATCGCCGAAGCCTTCGACGTGCACGTGCCAAAGGGCTACGTCTACTTCGCCATGGCCTTCTCCCTGGCGGTGGAAGCCATCAACATCAAGATGCGCAGCGCCATCGCGAAGAAGAAAAAACAGCAGGATCCGGTGAAACTGCGCAAGGACGTTCCCGGTCAATAA
- a CDS encoding acetyl-CoA hydrolase/transferase family protein translates to MYRDRIRLPSLLDKVMSAADAAALIEDGMTVGMSGFTRAGEAKAVPHALAERAKVAPLKISLMTGASLGNDLDKQLTEAGVLARRMPFQVDSTLRKAINAGEVMFIDQHLSETVEQLRNQQLKLPDIAVIEAVAITEQGHIVPTTSVGNSASFAIFAKQVIVEINLAHNPNLEGLHDIYIPTYRPTRTPIPLVKVDDRIGSTAIPIPAEKIVAIVITNQSDSPSTVSTPDSETQGIANHLIDFLKQEVDAGRMSNKLGPLQAGIGNIANAVMCGLIESPFENLTMYSEVLQDSTFDLIDAGKLSFASGSSITLSSRRNADVFGNLERYKDKLVLRPQEISNHPEVVRRLGIIGINTALEFDIYGNVNSTHVCGTRMMNGIGGSGDFARNAHLAIFVTKSIAKGGAISSVVPMVSHVDHTEHDVDILVTEIGLADLRGLAPRERARVIIDNCVHPSYRDALNDYFTKACALGGHTPHILRDALSWHINLEETGKMLAE, encoded by the coding sequence ATGTACCGTGATCGTATCCGCTTGCCTTCGTTGTTGGATAAGGTGATGAGCGCCGCCGACGCTGCCGCTCTGATTGAGGACGGCATGACCGTCGGCATGAGCGGCTTCACCCGCGCCGGTGAAGCCAAGGCCGTGCCTCACGCCCTGGCCGAACGGGCCAAGGTGGCGCCACTGAAAATCAGCTTGATGACCGGCGCCAGCCTGGGCAACGACCTGGACAAGCAACTCACCGAGGCTGGGGTCCTGGCCCGGCGCATGCCGTTCCAGGTCGACAGCACACTGCGCAAGGCGATCAACGCCGGCGAAGTGATGTTCATCGATCAGCACCTGTCGGAAACCGTCGAACAGTTGCGCAACCAGCAGCTCAAGCTGCCGGACATCGCGGTGATCGAGGCGGTTGCCATCACCGAACAGGGTCATATCGTGCCCACCACCTCGGTGGGCAACTCCGCCAGCTTCGCGATTTTCGCCAAGCAGGTGATCGTCGAGATCAACCTGGCGCACAACCCGAACCTGGAAGGTCTGCACGACATCTATATCCCGACCTATCGCCCGACCCGTACACCGATTCCCCTGGTGAAAGTCGACGATCGTATCGGCAGCACGGCGATTCCGATCCCGGCGGAAAAGATCGTCGCCATCGTCATCACCAACCAGTCCGACTCGCCCTCCACCGTCTCCACCCCGGATAGCGAAACCCAGGGCATCGCCAATCACCTGATCGACTTCCTCAAGCAGGAAGTGGATGCCGGGCGCATGAGCAACAAGCTCGGCCCGCTGCAGGCCGGTATCGGCAACATTGCCAACGCGGTGATGTGCGGCCTGATCGAGTCGCCGTTCGAGAACCTGACCATGTACTCCGAAGTACTGCAGGACTCGACCTTCGACCTGATCGACGCCGGCAAGCTGAGCTTCGCCTCGGGCAGCTCCATCACCTTGTCGAGCCGGCGCAACGCCGATGTATTCGGCAACCTGGAGCGCTACAAGGACAAGCTGGTGCTGCGCCCGCAGGAAATCTCCAACCATCCGGAGGTGGTGCGCCGCCTGGGCATCATCGGCATCAACACCGCGCTGGAGTTCGACATCTACGGCAACGTCAACTCCACCCATGTCTGCGGCACGCGGATGATGAACGGCATCGGCGGCTCCGGCGACTTCGCACGCAACGCGCACCTGGCGATCTTCGTCACCAAGTCGATTGCCAAGGGCGGGGCGATTTCCAGCGTGGTGCCGATGGTCAGCCACGTGGACCACACCGAGCATGACGTCGACATCCTGGTCACCGAGATCGGCCTGGCCGACCTGCGCGGCCTGGCGCCACGTGAACGGGCCCGGGTGATCATCGACAACTGCGTGCACCCGTCCTACCGCGATGCACTGAACGACTACTTCACCAAGGCCTGTGCCCTGGGTGGCCACACACCGCACATCCTGCGTGATGCCCTGAGCTGGCACATCAACCTGGAAGAAACCGGGAAAATGCTCGCCGAGTGA
- a CDS encoding DUF1127 domain-containing protein: MDSCSGKPGTDLQATPHSTAFKRCITTLAKMLERARTRQLLAQMDERQLSDSGISHGERAAELHKPFWR; encoded by the coding sequence ATGGACTCATGCTCTGGCAAACCCGGCACCGACCTTCAGGCAACCCCACACAGCACGGCCTTCAAGCGCTGCATCACCACCCTCGCCAAGATGCTGGAGCGGGCCCGCACCCGCCAGTTGCTGGCACAGATGGATGAACGACAACTCTCGGACAGCGGCATCAGTCATGGCGAAAGGGCAGCAGAACTGCACAAGCCCTTTTGGCGCTGA
- a CDS encoding CitMHS family transporter, protein MLTFLGFAMVITFMFLIMTKRLSALIALIIVPILFALFGGFAPKIGPMMLEGITKLAPTGVMLMFAILYFALMIDSGLFDPAVRKILKLVKGDPLKVSVGTAVLALVVSLDGDGATTYMICVAAMLPLYSRIGMSPRIMAGLIILAGGVMNMTPWGGPTARAASALHVDPSDIFVPMIPAMLAGVVAILLIAYLYGKRERARLGELHLAGDEIDHSEISVSQYPDARRPKLIWFNGALTFALMCTLIAGLLPLPVLFMVAFSIAMIVNYPCLQQQKDRVAAHAGSVLAVVGLIFAAGIFTGILSGTGMVDAMSKSLLAVIPEALGPYLAVITALVSMPFTFFMSNDAFYYGVLPVLAEAASHYGITAVEMARASIVGQPVHLLSPLVPSTYLLVALAGIEFGDHQRFTLKWAVLVCLCIMLAALLMGIFPLFSTL, encoded by the coding sequence ATGCTGACTTTCCTTGGCTTTGCCATGGTCATCACGTTCATGTTCCTGATCATGACCAAGCGCCTGTCGGCGCTGATTGCGCTGATCATCGTACCGATCCTGTTCGCCCTGTTCGGCGGTTTTGCGCCGAAAATCGGCCCGATGATGCTCGAAGGCATCACCAAGCTGGCGCCCACCGGCGTGATGCTGATGTTCGCCATTCTGTATTTCGCCCTGATGATCGACTCCGGGCTGTTCGACCCGGCCGTGCGCAAGATCCTCAAGCTGGTCAAGGGCGACCCGCTGAAGGTATCGGTGGGCACCGCCGTGCTGGCTCTGGTGGTGTCCCTGGACGGTGACGGCGCCACCACCTACATGATCTGCGTGGCCGCCATGCTGCCGCTGTACAGCCGCATCGGCATGAGCCCGCGCATCATGGCCGGGCTGATCATCCTCGCCGGCGGGGTGATGAACATGACCCCCTGGGGCGGCCCCACCGCCCGGGCCGCCAGTGCCCTGCACGTGGACCCCTCGGACATTTTCGTACCAATGATCCCGGCGATGCTGGCCGGCGTGGTGGCGATCCTGCTGATCGCCTACCTGTACGGCAAGCGCGAACGTGCGCGCCTGGGTGAACTGCACCTGGCCGGCGACGAGATCGACCACAGCGAAATCAGTGTGTCGCAGTACCCGGATGCCCGCCGGCCCAAGCTGATCTGGTTCAACGGCGCCCTGACCTTCGCCCTGATGTGCACGCTGATCGCTGGCCTGTTGCCGCTGCCGGTGCTGTTCATGGTGGCCTTCAGTATCGCCATGATCGTCAACTATCCCTGCCTGCAGCAGCAGAAGGACCGGGTCGCGGCCCACGCCGGCAGCGTGCTGGCGGTGGTCGGACTGATCTTCGCGGCGGGCATCTTCACCGGCATCCTGTCGGGCACCGGCATGGTCGACGCCATGTCCAAGAGCCTGCTGGCGGTGATCCCGGAAGCACTGGGGCCGTACCTCGCGGTGATCACCGCGCTGGTGAGCATGCCGTTCACTTTCTTCATGTCCAACGATGCCTTCTACTACGGCGTACTGCCGGTACTGGCCGAAGCCGCCAGCCACTACGGCATCACCGCCGTGGAAATGGCCCGGGCGTCGATCGTCGGCCAACCGGTGCACCTGCTCAGCCCGCTGGTACCCTCGACCTACCTGTTGGTGGCCCTGGCCGGCATCGAGTTTGGCGACCATCAGCGCTTCACCCTCAAGTGGGCAGTGCTGGTCTGCCTGTGCATAATGCTCGCCGCTTTGCTGATGGGGATCTTTCCGCTGTTCAGCACGCTTTAA
- a CDS encoding DUF1127 domain-containing protein translates to MERTLSSELFFEDKAAKTQASLPLRVIANLMLWQRRISSRHQLARLDSRLLADAGISEAQRYEELSKPFWR, encoded by the coding sequence ATGGAACGTACACTCAGTTCCGAACTGTTCTTCGAAGACAAAGCTGCAAAAACCCAGGCTTCCCTGCCTCTGCGCGTTATCGCCAACCTGATGCTGTGGCAGCGCCGCATCTCCAGCCGCCACCAACTGGCTCGCCTGGATTCGCGTCTGCTGGCCGATGCTGGGATCAGCGAAGCACAACGCTACGAAGAGCTGAGCAAGCCATTCTGGCGCTAA